The following nucleotide sequence is from Chryseobacterium sp. CY350.
CGTGTATTGTGCCGATACAAAAGAGTAAAGGCAAATCAGTAAAAATGAAAACAGTGTTTTAAGAGAACGTAATCTCATTGGGTAGTTCGTTGTGGTTTTCTCCGGTGATGGGAAAATGTTTTTTGAGCTCGAGACCGGTTTCGAGAATAGCACTTTTTAAAGCTTTATAATAATTGCCTTTTGCAAATTCCGAAGTGATAAAATCATGAAGATGATCCCAGTACGACTGCTTTACTTTTGCATGAATTCCTGTGTCACCAACAATCGTCAGGTATTTTTTTTCAAAATTTATATGAAAGAGAACCGCATTTTTTTCCTTGGTTTTGTCTTTACACAATTCATTGAAAACTTCAAAAGCAGTTTCTGCATTGTTAACTTCTGTTGTAGAATCTATGTGTACCCGGATCTCTCCGGTAGAATGGTCTTCTGCCGACTGAATAGCTTCCACAAGGGAAGCTATTTGTTGATCTGTAAGAAAGTGACTCATTATTCTGTAAAAACTTCCGGTGCTTTTTCTGCTCCTGCAGCTGCCTTGAAGTATGGTTTTTCTTTGAAATTGGTAAAATTCGCGAGAATATTATTCGGGAATGTCTTGATTGAAGTATTGTAATCCTGAGCTGCTCCGTTATAATAAACAGTTTCTGTTCTTATACTGTTTTCGATCGCAGTGTATTCTCTCTGGAAGTTGATGTATTGCTGATCAGCTTTCAAATTCGGATAAGATTCTACAACTGCCATTAATCTGCTCAATGCTCCGGATAATTCTCCCTGTGCCGCCTGAAATTTAGCCAAATCGGCTTCGGTCATATTAGTAGGGTCGATATTGATTGATGTAGCTTTTGAACGTGCCTCCACAACTTTGGTTAAAGTTTCCTGCTCAAATTTAGAGTAAGATTTTACTGTTCTTTCCAGATTAGGAATCAGGTTAGCTCGTTTTTGGTAAACGGTTTCAACATTAGACCATTTTGTATTTACCGTTTGCTCTTTGGTGACGAAATCATTGTATCCGCTTTTTCCCCAAAAAAATAATACCGCAACGATAATTAAAAGAGCAATACCGATCGTTCCGGCGCTCAGGCAACCTTTGTTTTTCATATGTGAGTTTTAATTGTTTATTTTAATAATTGTTTAATAAGTTTATTTTAATTCTTAAAAGTTTTAAACCTATCATAAATATAAGATTTAAATTGTTTTTAAATTTCTTGTGCTACCCAAATATACAAATTATGTGCTAATTTTGCAGAAAATTAATTGAATGACAACAATAGTGGTCGCAATGGGCGAGAAAAACGAAATTGGTGCTGATAACCAATTGCTTTGGCATCTTCCAAAAGATTTAAAACATTTCAAAGATCTCACATCGGGACATCCCATTATTATGGGTAGGAAAACTTATGAGAGTATTGGGAAAGCACTGCCAAACCGTACCAATATTGTGATTTCGAGAAAGAAAAACTGGTTTGAAGAAGGTATTTTAATTGTCGGAAGCATCAAAGAAGCTGTAAAATTTGCAAAGAAAATTGATGAAAATATTTTCATCATCGGTGGCGGAAATATCTACGAACAGACAATGGAAATTACTGACCGATTAGAAGTTACTCTCGTGAAGGCTGAGTTGAAAGCCGATACTTTTTTCCCTAAAATCGATCCTAAAATCTGGAAGTTATCTGAAGAGGTTTTTCATGAAAAAGACGAAAAAAATCAGTACGATTTCTATTTTCAGACTTACGAAAAAATAAAGACGGAATAGTAGTGGTAATTCTGGCTTTCTACATCTAGCTTGTACGTCAAAATTCTTTATATTTGCACTTCGAAAATTTTAATAATGAATAAATACATAAAAATCGCAGCAGCAGCACTTCTGATTTTAGGAGGTCTGTATATGATGATTTTCACAAGAAACTTAGGATGGGGAATCGTAGTTTTCCTTTTATCTGCTCTACCGATTTTCTTATTCTTTAAAAATGAAAATATCCTTTTGGCATTCTGGCAATTAAGAAAACAGAATATGGTAAAAGCTTCAAAGTTTTTAAACAATATTAAAGATTATAAAACGGAACTTCATAAAACGCAATACGGTTATTACCATTACTTACAAGGTTTGGTTTTGGCCCAGGATCATCCTACGAAAGTTGAACCTTTAATGAAAAAAGCTTTGGAATATGGTTTAAATATGAAACATGACAGAGCGATGGCTACTTTAAATTTAGCTGCCGGAGCGATCTCCAAAGGTAGAAGACAGGAAGGGCAGAGACTTTTGGATGAAGCAAAAGCGCTTGATACAGCGGGAATGATGACCGATCAAATCAAAATGATGAAAGATCAGCTGAAAATGCCGACGATGCAGAAACATATTCACAATCCTCATATGAGAAACAGAGGGAAGTTTTAATAAAACAACTTATTTAATAATATAGAAATGCACCAATTTGTTTTGGTGCATTTTTTATGTTTTGTACTCAGTTTACATTTCCGAATTACTTTCATAGCCATAAAATTTCGGGATCTGCCAATGGTATTTCACTGCTAAAGTTCTCACGCTTACAATCATTAAAATAGTGAAGATCTGAATAAAAGTGTAAGAAAGATTGGTAAAATGAGTCAGTAACAAAAAAGTCGAACCGCCAATTATACAAGCACTTGCATAGATTTCTTTTCTGAAAATTAAAGGAATTCTATTGAGTAAAATATCCCTTATAATTCCACCAAAACATCCCGTAATAGTTCCCAAACCAATACAAATTAAAGGATGAATGTCAAGATGTAAACCTTTCTGAACACCAATAATCGTAAATAGTCCCAATCCGAAGCTGTCAAAAATAAATAAAGTGACTTTAAAATTTTTCTCAACAGATTTAAATACCATTGAGAAAACACTTGTTGCTATGATTAAACCACACGTCAAAAGATCATGCATCCAAAAAACCGGGATGTCTAAAAGCAAATCTCTCACCGTACCGCCACCAACGGAAGTTACAAAAGCAATAATTAAAACACCAAACGGATCAAGCCTTTTCTGCATCGCAGCAAAACTCCCCGACATCGCAAATGAGATCGTGCCAAGAATTTCTATAATAAGATTGAATTGTTCGTGCATATATTATTAGTGATGATAGATGATTTATAATTGATAAAAAGTTCAGGTTTATATCAATTATCATCGATCATTTATCAATTATTTTTCAACTCGCACGGCTTCGGGAACCAATAATTCATACTCTCCACCATGATTAATGATTTCTCTTACAATGCTGCTGCTGATAAACGATTTTCCTGATGAGGTCAATAAGAAAACGGTTTCGAGTTTTTTGTGGGCTAACGTTCTGTTGGTGTGTGCAATTGCTTTTTCAAATTCAAAATCTGCAGGATTTCGCAAGCCTCTTAAAATGAATTGAGCGTTTTTCTCAAAACAATAATCAACGGTTAAACCTTCAAAATAATCTACTTCAACATTCGGAAATTCTGCAACGGAGTTTTGTATAAATTCCATTCTTTTTTCGATTGGGAACATATATTTCTTCTGAGAATTTTGTCCGATGGCAATAATTACTTTGTCAAAAAGTGCCGCAGCTCTCTCAATAATATCGTAATGACCTAATGTTATCGGATCGAAAGACCCAGGAAAAACAGCAATTTTCATACGTAATTTAATTATAAGTTATAAGTTAGAAATCATGAATAATTGTACACTACAATCTAACTTCTAATATCTAGTTTTTCTTTTGTAAAGCTTTTTCAACTTCATTTCCGCAAAGATCTTTAATTGATATTCCGTAGATTTTTGCCTGTTGAGGAAGAATGCTTGCCGGTGAAAATCCAGGATTGGTATTCATTTCCAGCATATACGGAATTCCATCCATTAGAATAAATTCACTTCTTGAAAAACCACTCATTCCTAAAGAATCATAAGCTCTTTTTGCAATTTCCTCCACTCGTTTTGTGGTTTCAGTATCAATTCTCGCGGGAGTAATTTCTTCTGAAGCACCTTCATATTTCGCTTCGTAGTCAAAGAATTCATTGGTGGGAACGATCTCTGTAATTCCTAAAACGATGGTTTCTCCTTTGAAATCGATCACACCTACAGAAACTTCCATTCCGTCGAGGAAGCTTTCAATTAATATTTCATCATCTTCTTTAAAGGCAATCTCAGTCGCAGCAATCAGTTCGGAAGAATCTTTTACCTTAGAAATCCCTAATGAAGAGCCTGATTGATTGGGTTTTACAAAAACGGGAATTCCAAGGTTTTCGATGATTTCATCAACATTGATATCTTCTCCTTTTCTTAAATAAACACTTTTCGCTGAAGGAATTCCGTATTTTGATAAAACTGCCAAAGTATCTTTTTTATTAAACGTCAAAGCACTTTGGTAGAAATCGCATCCGGTATAGGCTTGTCCTATTGCGTCCCAATATGCCTGTAGAATACCGTTTTCGCCGGGAGTTCCGTGGATAATATTAAAGCAAACATCAAATTTTAAAGTTTCATTTGTATGTAAATTAACCGAAAAATCTCCTTTGTTTACAGGAAGTTTGTTTTCTTTTTCATCAAAAAAAAACCATTCATCTTTCAGAATAACGATTTTGTATACATTATATAGATCTCTGTCTAAAGAATCGTAGATCAACTGCCCACTTTTCATGGAAACTTTGTATTCTTCAGAATAGCCTCCCATCACCACGGCAACGTGTTTTTTGCTCATATCCGTTTAATCATTTAAGGCAAATTTAATGAAATTATATCACGCACGAATTGAATTCTGAAAAATTTGAAGCTAAATGGTAATTCTGTAAAAAAAAAGTACATTCAAAAATTATTAGCTATCTTTGCCGTTATAATTCAAGTATTTTTAAGTATGCTTAAATCACTTTTCAATTGGAAAGTTTTAGTTAATTTATTAGTAGCGATCGCAGTTTTCGTGGGGTTAGTCTGGCTTACATTTCGTTGGCTGGAGTATCATACAAACCACGGACAAGAGATTCCTGTTCCTAATGTTGTTAATAAATCTGTACATGACGCTGTCAAAATATTGGAAGACACAGGTCTCGATTACGAAGTAGACAGTGCAACCTATAACCCTAAATACAGACCTTTTCAGGTTTTAAAGATGTTTCCTGCGCCAGGATCACGTGTGAAAGACGGCAGAGCGATTACTTTAAAAGTGAACCCGCGAAGCTGGGCTCCTGTTGCGGTGCCTGATGTCATTAATAAGTATTCTGGTCTTGCCTTTCAGAGATTAGATCAGGTAGGACTTAAAGTGGGAGATACCATCTTCGAACCGAGTATTCAGAAGGATGCAGTTCTGAGAATTTTATTTAAAGGAAATTCATTGAAACCTGGAACGAAAATTCCTAGATTCTCTGTGATTGACGTTGTCGTAGGCTCCGGACCGATGAGAAATATCACCATACCAAATGTGGTGGGACTTACGGTAAAAGAAGCAAAAGCGTACATCGCGAGAAATCTTTTTGAAGTCGGTATTGTAGACCATGAAGACGGAGGAAATGATGATTCAGATATAGTTTATTATCAGGATCCTGCTGCAGGTGACGCCCGAGATCAGGGTATGCAAATAGATCTTTGGGCCAGCAAGAAGACTCCTGCTGAGCTTAGAAGCAAAATCGATCAGCTAAATTCTATGTATCGAATGAGAGTTGATACTACATTGCCACCGATAAGATATGAGGAAGTTCCTAACTTTGAGGATGATCCTGTAAATGATGCTCCGCCACCGCCGGTTACTCCAAAACCCGTTACCCCGAAGCCTACAGTGTCAGCAAATCCTAAACCTGTAAATAATACGAAGACATCGGAAACGAAGCCTAAAAGTACAACCGGAGATGCAGTGAAATCATCAACGGTACCTGCAACGGAAAAACCAAAAGCAAAGAAAGCTATTATCAGTTAGTAAATAACTTAATTATAAAATTCGGGCTTCAACTTTAATTATGTTGGAGCCTTTTATGTAAAAAGAATATAATGACAGAAGATAACGAAGATTATTTAGACGAAGAATTATTAGATTCTAATAATATTGATATTGATGAGGAAAATAAAGGTCTGTATGAACACGTGAATATCACAGTTGATGGTAAACAGGAACCTTTACGCATTGATAAATTTCTTTTAAATTTCCGTCAGAATTCTTCAAGAAACAAAATTTCGCAGACTTGTAGAGCCGGAAACGTTGTAGTAAACGGTAATCCTGTAAAACAAAATTACCGTGTAAAACCGGGCGATCAGATTTCGTTACTTCTTGCACATCCACCAAGGTTAAATGTAATAATTCCGCAGGATATACCAATCAATATCGTGTACGAAGATGACGATTTGGTTGTGGTAGATAAAGAACCGGGAATGGTTGTGCATCCGGGATTTGGAAACTGGGATGGCACTTTAGTTAATGCTTTAGCTTTCCACTTTGATAAGAAGGGAGAAAAGTCGGATCTGGACAGAGTAGGATTGGTTCACAGAATCGATAAAGATACATCAGGACTTTTAGTGATTGCGAAAAATGAATATGCCCTGAGTTTTCTGGCAAAGCAGTTTTTTGAACGAAAAACCAAAAGAATGTACTGGGCATTTGTCTGGGGTAATGTGAAGGACGATGCAGGTACTATTACAGGTCATATAGGAAGGCATCCCAAAAACCGAATGCAGATGTATACATATGTAGACGGAAGTGCCGGGAAGCATGCTGTTACCCATTACAAAGTTCTGGAAAGATTTAAATATATGACTTGGGTAGAATGTAAATTGGAAACCGGAAGAACGCATCAGATCAGAGCGCACTTCAAACATATAGGCCATACTTTGTTTAATGATGAGCGATATGAAGGAAATATCGCGCTTCGTGGAGTTAATATGCCTAAGTACAAGCAGTTTATAAAAAATGTATTCGAAATTCTTCCAAGACATGCACTTCATGCACACACCTTGGGATTTATACACCCCACAACTAAAAAGGA
It contains:
- a CDS encoding PASTA domain-containing protein is translated as MLKSLFNWKVLVNLLVAIAVFVGLVWLTFRWLEYHTNHGQEIPVPNVVNKSVHDAVKILEDTGLDYEVDSATYNPKYRPFQVLKMFPAPGSRVKDGRAITLKVNPRSWAPVAVPDVINKYSGLAFQRLDQVGLKVGDTIFEPSIQKDAVLRILFKGNSLKPGTKIPRFSVIDVVVGSGPMRNITIPNVVGLTVKEAKAYIARNLFEVGIVDHEDGGNDDSDIVYYQDPAAGDARDQGMQIDLWASKKTPAELRSKIDQLNSMYRMRVDTTLPPIRYEEVPNFEDDPVNDAPPPPVTPKPVTPKPTVSANPKPVNNTKTSETKPKSTTGDAVKSSTVPATEKPKAKKAIIS
- the coaD gene encoding pantetheine-phosphate adenylyltransferase, producing MKIAVFPGSFDPITLGHYDIIERAAALFDKVIIAIGQNSQKKYMFPIEKRMEFIQNSVAEFPNVEVDYFEGLTVDYCFEKNAQFILRGLRNPADFEFEKAIAHTNRTLAHKKLETVFLLTSSGKSFISSSIVREIINHGGEYELLVPEAVRVEK
- a CDS encoding dihydrofolate reductase; translation: MTTIVVAMGEKNEIGADNQLLWHLPKDLKHFKDLTSGHPIIMGRKTYESIGKALPNRTNIVISRKKNWFEEGILIVGSIKEAVKFAKKIDENIFIIGGGNIYEQTMEITDRLEVTLVKAELKADTFFPKIDPKIWKLSEEVFHEKDEKNQYDFYFQTYEKIKTE
- a CDS encoding TPM domain-containing protein, whose product is MSHFLTDQQIASLVEAIQSAEDHSTGEIRVHIDSTTEVNNAETAFEVFNELCKDKTKEKNAVLFHINFEKKYLTIVGDTGIHAKVKQSYWDHLHDFITSEFAKGNYYKALKSAILETGLELKKHFPITGENHNELPNEITFS
- a CDS encoding trimeric intracellular cation channel family protein → MHEQFNLIIEILGTISFAMSGSFAAMQKRLDPFGVLIIAFVTSVGGGTVRDLLLDIPVFWMHDLLTCGLIIATSVFSMVFKSVEKNFKVTLFIFDSFGLGLFTIIGVQKGLHLDIHPLICIGLGTITGCFGGIIRDILLNRIPLIFRKEIYASACIIGGSTFLLLTHFTNLSYTFIQIFTILMIVSVRTLAVKYHWQIPKFYGYESNSEM
- a CDS encoding RluA family pseudouridine synthase, translated to MTEDNEDYLDEELLDSNNIDIDEENKGLYEHVNITVDGKQEPLRIDKFLLNFRQNSSRNKISQTCRAGNVVVNGNPVKQNYRVKPGDQISLLLAHPPRLNVIIPQDIPINIVYEDDDLVVVDKEPGMVVHPGFGNWDGTLVNALAFHFDKKGEKSDLDRVGLVHRIDKDTSGLLVIAKNEYALSFLAKQFFERKTKRMYWAFVWGNVKDDAGTITGHIGRHPKNRMQMYTYVDGSAGKHAVTHYKVLERFKYMTWVECKLETGRTHQIRAHFKHIGHTLFNDERYEGNIALRGVNMPKYKQFIKNVFEILPRHALHAHTLGFIHPTTKKELYFESPMPQDMADAVKKWRNYLEN
- a CDS encoding D-alanine--D-alanine ligase, translating into MSKKHVAVVMGGYSEEYKVSMKSGQLIYDSLDRDLYNVYKIVILKDEWFFFDEKENKLPVNKGDFSVNLHTNETLKFDVCFNIIHGTPGENGILQAYWDAIGQAYTGCDFYQSALTFNKKDTLAVLSKYGIPSAKSVYLRKGEDINVDEIIENLGIPVFVKPNQSGSSLGISKVKDSSELIAATEIAFKEDDEILIESFLDGMEVSVGVIDFKGETIVLGITEIVPTNEFFDYEAKYEGASEEITPARIDTETTKRVEEIAKRAYDSLGMSGFSRSEFILMDGIPYMLEMNTNPGFSPASILPQQAKIYGISIKDLCGNEVEKALQKKN
- a CDS encoding DUF2892 domain-containing protein, which produces MNKYIKIAAAALLILGGLYMMIFTRNLGWGIVVFLLSALPIFLFFKNENILLAFWQLRKQNMVKASKFLNNIKDYKTELHKTQYGYYHYLQGLVLAQDHPTKVEPLMKKALEYGLNMKHDRAMATLNLAAGAISKGRRQEGQRLLDEAKALDTAGMMTDQIKMMKDQLKMPTMQKHIHNPHMRNRGKF
- a CDS encoding LemA family protein, translated to MKNKGCLSAGTIGIALLIIVAVLFFWGKSGYNDFVTKEQTVNTKWSNVETVYQKRANLIPNLERTVKSYSKFEQETLTKVVEARSKATSINIDPTNMTEADLAKFQAAQGELSGALSRLMAVVESYPNLKADQQYINFQREYTAIENSIRTETVYYNGAAQDYNTSIKTFPNNILANFTNFKEKPYFKAAAGAEKAPEVFTE